A genomic stretch from Shewanella sediminis HAW-EB3 includes:
- a CDS encoding zinc-dependent metalloprotease: protein MKPYNIALAIALISIPAANVFAAPTNTATIIKKSQSAKGFINLFYSKADGELYLEANKLNQPFLLLTSLPQGVGSNDIGLDRGQLGYTRMVQFERHGPYLLLKQLNTQYRASTDNSAEQRAVKEAFAESVLWRGKVIDGKRDLVSINELVVSDLYGIASTLEQTKQGSYQLDKARSLILPEGVKSFERNSDVDVLLSFNSKKAGEYVAQVTPDGKHMSVRLRYSFIALPEEGYTARDYHPMSGYLSDEYLDYGTEVDEDIRQRHLLRHRLQKVTPGDAPSEVVKPITYYLDPGVPEPIRSALLEGANWWEEAFTQAGFIGGFKVELLPEDVDPQDIRYNVIQWVHRATRGWSYGSAVADPRTGEIIKGHVTLGSQRVRQDHLIARGLTAGWEDRAAADEAAMSLSLARIRQLAAHEVGHTLGFDHNFAASSNDNASVMDYPHPQVTLQGDKIDISAPYGVGLGSWDKVMVEYGYSEYGDEAQESTQLSALMKKMQMDGLRFIGEADSRAKGASHAYASLWDNGSDPVAELIRLGKVRAQAIEDFSNLALLAKQPMGELSDAFVPIYLLTRYQIAAAAKFIGGTDYNYYDGMDGESWHYLAPQLQKSALDALVQTLQPSALTISQQLQEALVPKSGNYNRSRESFDSGLGVINDPLGMAEVLSRHTVKQLFASERINRVNQAYLNDKEQLSVPAIVDKLLGNTLYADIPTGPELGVWMRVNSVIIDELLSAYHDERTRPEVKAQLADRLRYTLKQLKRKVKRASAYEAAHFSWLADGVERGLKDAKVKLIDKPLKMPPGSPI from the coding sequence ATGAAGCCCTATAACATCGCATTGGCGATTGCACTGATATCTATCCCTGCCGCCAACGTGTTTGCCGCGCCGACAAATACCGCCACCATCATAAAAAAGAGTCAGTCTGCCAAAGGTTTTATTAATCTCTTTTACTCTAAAGCTGATGGTGAGTTATACCTCGAGGCTAATAAGCTTAATCAACCCTTTCTGCTGCTGACCAGTTTACCCCAGGGGGTCGGTTCTAACGACATCGGACTCGATCGTGGCCAACTAGGTTATACACGTATGGTGCAGTTCGAGCGCCACGGTCCTTACCTGCTCCTTAAGCAACTCAATACTCAATATCGCGCGAGTACAGATAACAGCGCCGAGCAAAGAGCCGTAAAAGAGGCGTTCGCCGAGTCGGTTCTGTGGCGTGGAAAGGTCATTGATGGTAAGAGAGACCTGGTCTCGATCAATGAATTGGTAGTGAGCGATCTTTACGGAATAGCCTCGACTCTGGAGCAGACAAAGCAGGGAAGTTACCAACTCGACAAGGCGCGGTCGCTTATCTTACCCGAAGGGGTCAAGTCCTTCGAGCGTAACAGCGACGTCGATGTGCTGCTTTCATTTAACAGTAAAAAAGCCGGGGAGTATGTTGCTCAGGTCACCCCCGATGGTAAACATATGTCGGTGCGCCTGCGCTACTCGTTTATAGCGCTGCCAGAAGAGGGGTATACCGCAAGAGATTACCACCCCATGAGTGGTTACCTCTCGGATGAATACTTAGATTATGGCACCGAGGTGGATGAGGATATTCGTCAGCGTCATCTATTGCGTCATCGATTGCAGAAGGTGACACCGGGCGATGCGCCCAGCGAAGTGGTTAAACCTATCACCTACTATCTCGACCCAGGTGTGCCCGAGCCTATTCGTAGCGCCCTGTTAGAGGGGGCGAACTGGTGGGAAGAGGCGTTTACTCAGGCAGGCTTTATTGGTGGCTTTAAAGTTGAACTGCTTCCTGAGGATGTCGATCCTCAGGATATCCGCTACAACGTGATCCAATGGGTACATAGGGCAACCCGTGGCTGGTCTTACGGCTCTGCAGTGGCCGATCCCAGAACCGGTGAGATCATCAAGGGGCATGTCACCTTGGGTAGTCAGCGCGTACGTCAGGATCACCTTATCGCTCGCGGCCTAACGGCGGGCTGGGAAGATAGAGCGGCGGCCGATGAAGCGGCTATGTCACTCTCACTCGCCCGAATTCGCCAGCTTGCGGCCCACGAGGTCGGTCATACTCTCGGGTTCGATCATAACTTTGCCGCCTCGAGTAATGACAATGCGTCTGTGATGGATTACCCCCATCCACAGGTGACGTTACAGGGAGATAAGATCGACATTTCGGCTCCCTATGGAGTAGGACTCGGCAGTTGGGACAAGGTTATGGTCGAGTACGGCTATAGTGAATATGGCGATGAAGCCCAGGAGTCGACTCAGCTTTCGGCACTGATGAAAAAGATGCAAATGGACGGCCTGCGTTTTATTGGGGAAGCAGATTCCCGCGCTAAAGGTGCCAGTCATGCCTATGCGAGTCTGTGGGATAACGGCAGCGATCCTGTCGCCGAGTTGATCCGACTCGGTAAGGTGCGGGCACAGGCGATTGAGGATTTCTCAAACCTGGCTCTGTTAGCTAAGCAGCCGATGGGAGAGCTCAGTGACGCCTTTGTGCCGATCTATCTGCTGACCCGTTATCAGATAGCTGCTGCGGCTAAGTTTATCGGCGGTACCGATTACAATTATTATGATGGCATGGACGGCGAGTCCTGGCATTACCTTGCTCCGCAACTGCAGAAGAGTGCCCTGGATGCTCTGGTACAAACACTGCAGCCATCGGCTTTGACGATCTCCCAGCAACTGCAGGAAGCCTTAGTGCCTAAATCGGGCAACTATAATCGCAGTCGGGAAAGTTTCGATTCCGGCCTGGGAGTGATAAATGACCCACTGGGGATGGCCGAAGTATTAAGCCGTCACACCGTCAAACAACTCTTTGCATCAGAGCGAATAAACCGGGTCAATCAGGCTTATCTGAACGATAAAGAGCAGCTCTCGGTTCCCGCTATCGTGGACAAACTGCTAGGCAACACGCTCTATGCCGATATTCCCACCGGACCAGAGTTGGGCGTCTGGATGCGCGTTAATAGTGTCATCATCGATGAGCTGCTGTCGGCATACCACGATGAACGGACTCGCCCGGAAGTGAAGGCACAACTTGCAGATAGATTGCGTTATACCCTTAAGCAACTCAAACGCAAAGTTAAACGTGCCAGTGCCTATGAGGCCGCTCATTTCTCCTGGTTAGCCGATGGGGTCGAGAGAGGGCTGAAAGACGCAAAAGTTAAGCTGATCGATAAGCCACTTAAGATGCCTCCTGGCTCGCCGATCTAA
- a CDS encoding efflux RND transporter permease subunit, with protein MNFAQYSIEHKVVSWMFALLLLVGGSFSFFGLGQLEFPEFTLKQALVVTAYPGASPEQVEEEVTLALEDAIQQLDAVKHITSVNSAGLSQIEVEVEDHYDATELPQVWDELRRKVNDKLGELPPGAMTPTVIDDFGDVYGVLLNITGDGYTSRELQNYADFLRRELVLVDGVKKVNIAGKITEQVVVEISQQKLNALSLDQDYIYGLINSQNVVSNAGSIRVGDNRIRIHPTGEFNQVQQMERLLISAPGSTKLIYLGDIAKIYKDNDETPSEIYHGNGDAALSVGIAFSSGVNVVDVGASINQRLAELDDQRPIGLELVTVYDQSKMVDQTVSGFLVNLAESIAIVIGVLLIFMGVRAGLLMGLVLLLTILGTFIMMNVLNIELQIISLGALIIALGMLVDNAIVVTEGILIGINRGQSRLETAKEVVSQTQWPLLGATVIAILAFAPIGLSDTATGEFCVSLFQVLLISLFISWITAMTLTPFFCHLMFKDGEVSSDENDDPYKGWVFQLYRGCLNLAMRFRAITILIVVAALFSSVMGFGHVKNVFFPASNTPMFFVDVWMPEGTDIKATEHLLGRIEQDLMQQQEVHDIGLVNLTSVIGQGSQRFVLSYAPEKGYNAYGQLLIEMTDLTTLNQYMRTLERELSLKYPEAEYRFKYMENGPSPAAKIEARFYGEDPKVLRQLATQAETILDAEPTAVGVRHSWRNQVTLIRPQLALAQARETGISKQDLDNSLLVNFSGKQVGVYRENSHLLPIIARAPAEERLDADSLWKLQVWSSENNLFVPASQVVSEFTTEWENPLIMRRDRKRMLAVYADPINGTDETADSVFRKIRADIEAIELPSGYELEWGGEFETAGEAQVSVFSSIPMGYLAMFLITVLLFNSVRQPLVIWFTVPLSLIGVVSGLLLFDAPFSFMALLGLLSLTGMIIKNGIVLVDQINLELSQGKEPYLAVIDSSVSRVRPVLMAAITTMLGMLPLLNDAFFGSMAITIIFGLGFASVLTLIVLPVTYTLAFRIPYPRNTNCIK; from the coding sequence GTGAATTTCGCTCAATACTCAATCGAACATAAAGTTGTTAGCTGGATGTTTGCCCTACTGCTGCTCGTGGGGGGCAGTTTCTCATTTTTTGGGCTAGGTCAGCTCGAATTCCCTGAGTTCACCCTCAAGCAGGCGCTTGTGGTCACTGCATACCCGGGCGCCTCACCCGAACAGGTAGAGGAGGAGGTCACTCTTGCTCTGGAAGATGCCATTCAACAGCTCGATGCCGTTAAACATATCACCTCGGTGAACAGTGCAGGTCTATCTCAGATTGAAGTTGAGGTAGAAGATCATTACGATGCGACAGAACTGCCACAGGTATGGGATGAGCTTCGCCGTAAGGTCAACGACAAACTGGGCGAGCTCCCCCCCGGCGCGATGACACCGACTGTCATCGACGATTTCGGTGATGTCTACGGCGTCTTGCTCAACATCACAGGTGATGGCTACACGAGTCGTGAACTGCAAAACTACGCCGACTTTCTAAGGCGTGAACTGGTACTTGTCGATGGGGTCAAAAAGGTCAATATTGCCGGTAAAATTACCGAGCAGGTAGTTGTCGAGATATCACAGCAGAAGCTCAACGCCTTAAGTCTGGACCAAGACTACATCTATGGTCTAATCAACAGCCAAAACGTCGTCTCTAATGCAGGCAGCATCCGGGTCGGCGATAACCGTATCCGTATACATCCAACCGGTGAGTTTAATCAGGTTCAACAGATGGAACGTCTGCTTATCAGTGCACCTGGCAGCACTAAGCTTATCTATCTTGGCGATATCGCTAAGATCTATAAAGATAACGACGAGACACCATCAGAGATCTATCACGGCAATGGCGATGCCGCACTATCTGTGGGTATTGCATTTTCAAGCGGTGTAAACGTGGTCGATGTAGGTGCATCCATCAACCAAAGGCTTGCCGAGCTTGATGATCAACGTCCTATCGGGCTGGAGCTTGTTACGGTCTATGACCAGAGCAAGATGGTTGACCAAACTGTCTCAGGTTTCTTAGTCAACCTGGCAGAATCTATTGCCATCGTGATCGGCGTACTGCTGATATTTATGGGAGTGCGGGCGGGTCTGCTGATGGGGCTGGTACTGCTACTGACCATATTAGGCACCTTTATCATGATGAATGTGCTCAATATCGAGCTACAGATCATCTCGCTGGGAGCACTGATCATAGCCCTGGGTATGTTAGTGGATAACGCCATCGTGGTTACCGAAGGGATCCTTATCGGCATAAATCGAGGTCAGTCCCGACTGGAAACCGCCAAAGAGGTGGTGTCACAGACTCAGTGGCCACTGCTTGGCGCTACTGTCATAGCTATCCTTGCCTTCGCACCTATCGGCCTGTCCGACACGGCAACCGGCGAGTTCTGTGTTTCCCTGTTCCAGGTGCTGCTGATCTCTTTGTTTATCAGCTGGATCACCGCCATGACCCTGACCCCGTTCTTCTGTCACCTGATGTTCAAAGATGGCGAAGTCAGCAGTGATGAAAATGACGACCCTTACAAGGGCTGGGTATTTCAGTTATACCGTGGCTGCTTAAACCTGGCGATGCGATTTCGCGCCATCACCATACTTATCGTTGTCGCCGCTCTGTTCTCCTCGGTAATGGGCTTCGGACATGTAAAAAATGTCTTCTTCCCAGCCTCTAATACACCTATGTTCTTTGTCGATGTGTGGATGCCTGAGGGCACCGACATCAAGGCAACAGAGCACCTGCTCGGGCGCATCGAACAGGACTTGATGCAACAGCAGGAGGTCCATGATATCGGTCTGGTCAATCTAACCAGCGTGATAGGTCAAGGTTCACAGCGATTTGTACTCTCCTACGCACCGGAAAAAGGCTATAACGCCTACGGTCAGTTATTGATTGAGATGACAGACCTCACCACTCTCAACCAATATATGCGAACCCTGGAGCGGGAGCTGAGCCTCAAATATCCGGAAGCAGAATATCGCTTCAAATATATGGAAAATGGGCCAAGCCCTGCGGCTAAGATAGAGGCACGCTTCTATGGTGAAGATCCAAAAGTACTGCGCCAGCTAGCGACCCAAGCAGAGACTATCTTAGATGCAGAGCCGACAGCCGTAGGCGTAAGGCATAGCTGGCGTAATCAGGTGACCCTCATTCGTCCACAACTGGCACTGGCTCAGGCGCGTGAGACCGGGATCAGTAAGCAAGATCTAGATAACTCTTTATTAGTTAACTTCAGTGGTAAGCAGGTGGGTGTCTACCGTGAAAACAGCCATCTCTTGCCTATCATAGCCAGAGCACCGGCCGAAGAACGCTTAGATGCGGACAGCTTGTGGAAACTGCAGGTCTGGAGCTCAGAGAACAATCTGTTCGTACCGGCGTCTCAAGTGGTTTCCGAGTTCACCACCGAATGGGAAAACCCGCTCATCATGCGCCGCGACAGGAAGCGTATGCTGGCAGTGTATGCCGACCCGATCAACGGCACAGATGAGACAGCCGACTCGGTATTTCGGAAAATCAGAGCCGATATTGAAGCCATCGAGCTTCCAAGTGGTTATGAACTCGAGTGGGGCGGAGAGTTTGAAACAGCCGGCGAGGCTCAGGTCTCGGTATTCAGCTCAATTCCTATGGGATACCTGGCGATGTTCTTAATCACGGTACTGCTGTTTAACTCGGTGCGTCAGCCTCTGGTTATCTGGTTTACCGTGCCACTATCCTTGATCGGTGTGGTATCCGGATTACTGCTATTCGATGCACCGTTTAGCTTTATGGCGTTGCTCGGCCTGTTGAGTCTGACGGGTATGATTATCAAGAACGGTATCGTACTGGTCGATCAGATCAACCTTGAACTGAGTCAGGGCAAGGAGCCTTACCTTGCGGTCATCGACTCATCGGTCAGCCGCGTACGCCCCGTGCTAATGGCGGCCATCACGACCATGTTGGGTATGTTACCGCTATTGAATGATGCCTTCTTCGGCTCCATGGCGATCACCATCATCTTTGGTTTAGGCTTCGCTTCGGTACTGACACTTATCGTATTGCCGGTGACTTACACCTTAGCATTTAGAATTCCCTATCCACGTAATACCAATTGCATTAAATAA
- a CDS encoding efflux RND transporter periplasmic adaptor subunit, which translates to MKHLSKTLIIVLTTAIMVGCSAESTEVAPQPIRPVKLLEVTDVNAASIRDFPAKIAATKQADLSFRVSGQLIDFTLVEGQQVKKGTSLARLDDRDARNTLLNREADHELATADYKRKGELLRRQLISPAEHDLAKAQLKSATAALANARDQLSYTRLIAPYDGTIAKISMDNFQMVQANQSVLVLQKGNDIDVVIQVPESMASQAITFNPNAKFQPQVRFSTQPDQSYKVSLKEHATQVTPGTQSYEVVYTLPRPTQINVLPGMSAELTLDLSSDNELLKTVVPASAVMKRDLDGQNIVWLYHADTGKVMPQIVTLGRVTTDGIEILEGLTLGDQFVVAGVQYLSPEQNVKPLRWQRGV; encoded by the coding sequence ATGAAGCATCTATCGAAAACACTCATCATCGTACTAACCACAGCCATTATGGTCGGCTGCAGCGCAGAGTCTACCGAGGTTGCCCCGCAACCGATAAGACCGGTGAAGTTGTTGGAGGTTACTGATGTTAATGCCGCTTCTATCCGTGACTTCCCGGCAAAAATAGCCGCCACAAAGCAGGCTGACTTGAGCTTTAGAGTATCTGGCCAGCTCATTGACTTTACCCTGGTCGAAGGTCAGCAAGTCAAAAAAGGGACAAGTTTAGCGCGCCTGGATGACAGAGATGCCCGCAACACCTTGCTTAATCGCGAAGCCGATCATGAGCTTGCCACCGCTGACTATAAGCGTAAGGGTGAACTGCTGCGCCGTCAGCTGATCTCTCCAGCAGAACACGATCTTGCTAAGGCTCAGCTAAAGTCTGCCACCGCGGCCCTTGCCAATGCCCGAGACCAGTTAAGCTACACCCGTTTGATCGCTCCCTATGATGGCACAATCGCTAAAATATCTATGGATAATTTCCAGATGGTTCAGGCAAATCAGTCTGTTCTGGTCTTACAGAAAGGTAATGATATCGATGTGGTCATTCAGGTACCCGAGTCTATGGCAAGCCAAGCCATCACATTTAACCCGAATGCCAAATTTCAGCCTCAGGTTCGTTTCAGTACTCAGCCGGATCAAAGCTACAAGGTCAGCCTGAAAGAGCACGCCACCCAAGTTACTCCTGGCACCCAGAGCTATGAAGTGGTGTATACACTGCCGAGACCTACACAAATTAACGTACTTCCGGGTATGAGCGCGGAGCTGACGTTAGACCTCTCATCAGATAATGAACTTCTCAAAACCGTTGTTCCGGCAAGTGCCGTAATGAAGCGTGATCTCGATGGTCAGAATATCGTCTGGCTCTACCATGCCGATACCGGCAAAGTGATGCCTCAAATCGTCACCTTAGGCCGCGTCACAACAGATGGCATCGAGATTTTAGAGGGCTTAACCTTAGGCGATCAATTTGTTGTCGCTGGCGTGCAATACCTCTCGCCTGAACAAAACGTTAAACCACTTCGCTGGCAACGCGGGGTGTAA
- a CDS encoding LysR family transcriptional regulator, with translation MKTEDISLFHRIVETGSLVDAADLLNLPKSTVSRRLQTLEDDLKVKLFHRQSRSMTLTASGSHFYDKTQSILGDLEQTMVELTDTEAEIGGHLRILIFPVPQLQDIVTGIFEFMDHNPDLTVELIVSTEPQDMIRNKIDLAFMVEDAFNENEMVAREMLSEVLHFVASPEYLAKAGTPVLPEELSNHNSILFRYPNGRIFNEVPFGNDRTIAVKGNLCLNSIELCLQATLSGRGIAFLPIEATHEYVERGELTMLFEDVEPYIGKCYLVYPSRRFISLASQRFIDHMMAALERCNSGRGCGREERLRGAIKSWHG, from the coding sequence ATGAAAACTGAAGATATTTCCCTGTTTCACCGCATCGTAGAAACAGGCAGCCTGGTAGATGCGGCAGACCTGTTGAATCTACCCAAATCGACCGTTAGCCGCCGTCTGCAAACTTTAGAAGACGACCTGAAGGTGAAACTGTTTCATCGCCAGAGCCGCTCCATGACATTAACGGCTTCGGGAAGTCACTTCTACGATAAGACCCAGTCAATTCTCGGTGATCTTGAGCAGACCATGGTGGAACTCACCGATACTGAGGCCGAGATTGGAGGCCACCTGCGTATCCTCATCTTCCCTGTGCCTCAGTTACAGGATATCGTTACTGGTATCTTTGAGTTTATGGATCACAACCCGGATCTCACCGTCGAGCTGATTGTCAGTACCGAGCCTCAGGATATGATCCGTAACAAAATCGATCTGGCCTTTATGGTTGAGGACGCATTTAACGAAAATGAGATGGTGGCAAGGGAGATGCTCAGTGAAGTGCTGCATTTTGTCGCCAGCCCTGAGTATTTGGCAAAGGCTGGCACGCCAGTTCTTCCGGAAGAACTTTCGAACCACAATTCAATCCTGTTTCGCTACCCTAATGGTCGGATCTTCAATGAAGTTCCGTTCGGTAATGATAGGACCATAGCGGTGAAAGGCAATTTGTGCCTCAATAGCATTGAGCTTTGTTTACAAGCGACCTTAAGTGGCCGCGGCATCGCCTTCCTGCCCATTGAGGCGACTCATGAGTATGTTGAGCGGGGTGAGCTGACTATGCTGTTTGAGGATGTAGAGCCCTATATCGGCAAGTGCTACCTGGTGTATCCCTCCAGACGCTTTATCAGCTTAGCGAGTCAGCGATTTATCGACCATATGATGGCCGCGCTTGAGCGTTGTAACTCAGGTAGAGGCTGCGGCAGAGAAGAGAGATTGCGGGGGGCAATCAAGTCTTGGCATGGATAA
- a CDS encoding helix-turn-helix domain-containing protein, which yields MANPINEGIKRLRAQHKLTQIELAEMAGIPRATLANMEGANSNPSISVVMKVAQALGVTVDDLITRRQSVHVTKVERKDMPVSHQHDGKFISTRTSPISTQNLQINDVIMMPGCNTKGVPHPEGSHELFLCLEGTATLEVQGEMFEIEAGNLTYFKGHLPHQYGNASLKPVHAVVVVFMQK from the coding sequence ATGGCCAACCCCATCAACGAAGGTATCAAGCGCCTGCGTGCCCAGCATAAGCTGACTCAAATAGAGCTGGCCGAGATGGCCGGGATCCCCCGAGCGACTCTTGCCAATATGGAGGGGGCGAACAGCAATCCCAGTATCAGCGTCGTGATGAAGGTCGCTCAGGCACTTGGAGTCACGGTCGACGACCTGATCACCCGCAGACAATCTGTGCATGTCACTAAGGTCGAAAGAAAGGATATGCCGGTATCTCATCAACACGACGGCAAGTTTATCAGTACCCGCACCAGCCCCATCAGCACCCAAAACCTGCAGATCAATGATGTGATCATGATGCCCGGCTGCAACACCAAAGGTGTGCCCCATCCCGAAGGCAGCCATGAACTCTTTCTCTGTCTGGAGGGCACTGCCACTTTAGAGGTTCAGGGAGAGATGTTCGAGATAGAGGCGGGAAATCTCACCTATTTTAAGGGTCACCTTCCCCACCAGTACGGCAACGCCAGTTTAAAACCAGTTCATGCCGTGGTTGTCGTATTTATGCAGAAGTAA